The Shewanella sp. NFH-SH190041 genome has a window encoding:
- a CDS encoding AAA family ATPase has translation MIVLVGGEKGGSGKSCLAQNLAVYFATEQKLSVIMVDCDPQRTTSDWIQARNNNPNLQGINCVQLYGKIRNDLLSLAQHYDCILVDCGGQDNLALRASMSVATHVLMPLRPKRRDLKTVNHMDDVVATCMMINPTMKAAFVFTQCPNLPNQAKRILEAKEVCRTYDIHVLDAITHSRNIYDDSEESGMSVLELEPDGKAATEIRGIARELLAVQPEQSINNFQSSMQDNNQGAPYGDGRSEEKRRVG, from the coding sequence ATGATAGTGCTAGTCGGCGGAGAAAAAGGCGGCAGCGGTAAAAGTTGTTTGGCACAGAATCTTGCTGTCTATTTTGCGACAGAACAAAAGCTATCCGTCATTATGGTAGATTGTGATCCGCAAAGGACCACTTCAGACTGGATCCAAGCCCGCAACAATAACCCTAATCTACAAGGGATCAACTGCGTACAACTCTACGGCAAAATACGTAATGATTTGCTTAGTCTAGCGCAACATTATGACTGTATCTTAGTTGACTGCGGTGGACAGGATAATTTAGCACTACGTGCCAGCATGTCTGTGGCAACCCATGTACTTATGCCCCTGAGACCTAAACGACGGGACTTAAAAACCGTGAATCATATGGATGATGTTGTCGCTACCTGTATGATGATAAATCCAACAATGAAGGCTGCATTTGTCTTCACCCAATGCCCCAATCTCCCGAATCAAGCCAAACGCATACTCGAAGCAAAAGAAGTATGCCGCACGTACGATATCCATGTTTTGGATGCGATCACCCACAGCCGCAACATCTATGATGATAGCGAAGAATCTGGAATGTCTGTACTGGAATTAGAACCAGATGGCAAAGCCGCCACAGAAATACGCGGCATCGCTCGCGAACTGCTAGCAGTACAACCAGAGCAATCGATAAATAATTTTCAATCATCAATGCAAGATAACAACCAAGGAGCACCCTATGGGGATGGCCGATCTGAAGAAAAACGCCGCGTCGGCTAA
- a CDS encoding DUF3820 family protein: protein MHEQQIVAAVNSIMPFGKYAGRPLLLLPEPYLVWFHKQGFPDGKLGEQLALIYEIKLNGLEATFMPLLQR, encoded by the coding sequence ATGCACGAGCAGCAGATAGTTGCAGCAGTTAATTCCATTATGCCCTTTGGTAAATATGCTGGGCGTCCTTTATTATTATTGCCTGAGCCTTATTTAGTCTGGTTTCATAAGCAGGGGTTTCCAGATGGAAAACTGGGGGAGCAATTAGCTCTTATCTATGAGATAAAACTGAACGGTTTAGAAGCGACATTTATGCCGTTATTGCAGAGATGA
- a CDS encoding NrfJ, translating to MKSKILTLAAAALFSLGSMSAWATGTLHEGKILDTMNSGGYTYVQIQDGDKTIWAAGPQVEVKKGEKVSMTGAGWMKNFHSKTLNRTFKDLLFVGKINKL from the coding sequence ATGAAATCAAAAATTCTGACGTTGGCAGCTGCCGCATTGTTTTCTCTCGGTTCTATGTCGGCCTGGGCTACTGGTACACTGCATGAAGGTAAAATCTTGGATACCATGAACAGTGGTGGTTATACCTATGTTCAAATTCAAGATGGCGATAAAACCATTTGGGCTGCGGGACCTCAAGTTGAAGTCAAAAAAGGGGAAAAGGTCTCTATGACAGGGGCTGGCTGGATGAAAAACTTCCACAGTAAAACCTTGAACCGTACGTTTAAAGATCTGTTGTTCGTCGGTAAAATCAATAAGCTGTAA
- a CDS encoding GNAT family N-acetyltransferase: MEMQCNLPSDSILPRFRVVPYQKQYAAQISLLFHLAVQGISSRHYSDAQLKAWSYQPRSSRYWHLRLSRSQTWVVLDFAPIKPLAAPLCCGFINVETHYFSRGYIDSLYLHPAYQGKGLALALFATAKKWAKQQGYLELTVDASYLSRPLFESGGFELCYKSYQPKSGQMLPGFFMRCQLQSASE; this comes from the coding sequence ATGGAAATGCAGTGTAACTTACCATCTGACAGTATTTTGCCCCGTTTTCGGGTCGTGCCTTACCAAAAGCAATATGCGGCGCAAATTAGTTTATTGTTTCATTTAGCGGTACAAGGGATCAGTTCACGACATTATTCTGATGCGCAACTTAAAGCTTGGTCCTATCAGCCTCGTTCAAGTCGTTATTGGCATTTGCGGCTGAGCCGTAGTCAAACTTGGGTTGTGCTGGATTTTGCGCCCATAAAACCATTGGCCGCTCCTTTATGTTGTGGTTTTATCAATGTTGAAACCCATTATTTCAGTCGGGGTTATATTGATAGTCTTTACCTTCATCCGGCATATCAAGGAAAAGGGTTGGCTCTGGCATTGTTTGCTACAGCGAAGAAATGGGCTAAACAGCAGGGCTATCTAGAGCTCACCGTGGATGCATCATATTTGTCCCGCCCATTATTCGAATCGGGTGGCTTTGAACTTTGCTATAAAAGTTACCAGCCAAAATCCGGTCAGATGCTGCCAGGCTTTTTTATGCGCTGTCAGTTACAGTCGGCGAGTGAGTGA
- a CDS encoding bifunctional metallophosphatase/5'-nucleotidase has translation MPDTLTLKLAHINDTHSHFEPSRIQFTLNHQHEPQPIYVHTGGCARIKAQLDKARNQAEQSGQEFIFLHGGDSFQGTLYFREFQGEANATLLNQLQPVAMVLGNHEIDGGNGPVREFLDRINFPLLAGNMDLTAEPDSAMALKGHKNLKYFQPEDQCADVIIREYQGTQVAIFGITLDMMRDIARPDPGTEFINAQQVTQNTMAKLHQQGIVHIIVLSHLGLPADKMLAEQVDGISLIVGGHSHTLQGDFSALGLSNIPYGAMVNGTPIVHAGKYSETLGLADITFDHLGRVTHLTGNNYFMLSREFSRKNGQPFSQSEHEAIVKQLQQQNGILWDDEDATIAQLIQTRYRPSIDALENQIIALVPNELVHSRLPSKLLPNGSQLAPWVGRAMYKAAKQQDNRIDFALHNAGGVRQSLSSGALSMADVLGRMLPFELPLVTYQIRGRFLYEVLESAINAATNNSVVGTGTGSFPYTYGLRYSYDGRKPIGQRITKLEVMQQKQWRPLQPDSLYTGVSTTYTAAGKEGYQPLLQMEWSQIMSCTTLPGAFAHFVTDADAWQEPLPPNVHYTSHMTTTEPTAQLTEK, from the coding sequence ATGCCCGATACACTGACCCTAAAATTGGCTCATATTAACGATACCCATTCCCATTTTGAGCCAAGTCGCATCCAATTTACCCTAAATCATCAACATGAGCCGCAACCAATTTATGTTCATACTGGCGGCTGCGCCAGAATCAAAGCCCAGCTAGATAAAGCTCGCAACCAAGCAGAACAAAGTGGACAGGAATTTATTTTTTTGCACGGTGGCGACAGCTTCCAAGGTACTCTGTATTTTCGAGAGTTTCAGGGAGAAGCTAATGCGACACTGCTAAATCAATTGCAACCGGTTGCCATGGTACTAGGCAACCATGAAATCGACGGCGGTAATGGCCCAGTAAGGGAGTTTCTTGATCGGATCAACTTTCCTTTGCTAGCCGGTAATATGGATCTCACTGCTGAACCTGATTCAGCTATGGCATTAAAAGGCCATAAAAATTTGAAATATTTTCAGCCAGAAGATCAATGCGCAGATGTGATCATCCGGGAATATCAAGGCACACAAGTCGCCATTTTCGGTATTACATTGGATATGATGCGAGATATTGCCCGCCCAGATCCTGGTACAGAATTCATTAATGCCCAGCAAGTCACTCAAAATACGATGGCTAAATTGCACCAGCAAGGCATTGTGCACATCATCGTGCTGAGCCACCTTGGTTTACCTGCCGATAAAATGCTAGCCGAACAAGTAGATGGCATCAGTTTGATTGTTGGTGGCCACAGTCATACCTTACAAGGTGACTTTTCCGCCCTAGGGCTATCAAATATCCCTTATGGTGCTATGGTCAATGGCACACCTATCGTCCATGCAGGGAAATATTCAGAAACCCTAGGGCTGGCTGATATTACCTTTGATCACCTTGGTCGAGTAACACATCTGACTGGCAATAACTATTTTATGCTCAGCCGAGAATTTAGCCGCAAAAATGGCCAGCCATTCAGCCAAAGTGAACATGAGGCTATCGTCAAGCAGCTACAGCAACAAAATGGGATCCTTTGGGATGATGAAGACGCGACTATAGCCCAACTGATCCAGACCCGTTACCGCCCGAGTATTGATGCCTTGGAAAACCAGATTATCGCTCTGGTTCCAAATGAATTAGTACACAGTCGCCTACCGAGCAAACTGCTGCCCAATGGCAGTCAGCTTGCACCTTGGGTTGGGCGCGCTATGTACAAAGCGGCCAAACAACAAGACAACAGAATCGATTTTGCGCTACATAATGCCGGGGGAGTTAGGCAATCGCTTTCTTCCGGCGCATTATCCATGGCCGATGTGCTTGGCCGCATGCTGCCCTTCGAACTCCCCTTGGTCACCTATCAGATCCGCGGCCGTTTTCTCTACGAAGTTTTAGAGTCAGCAATCAATGCCGCTACCAATAACAGTGTAGTAGGCACTGGCACCGGTAGTTTCCCTTATACCTACGGACTAAGATACAGCTATGACGGACGTAAACCCATAGGGCAGCGGATCACAAAGTTAGAAGTGATGCAGCAAAAACAGTGGCGACCGCTGCAGCCTGACAGCCTCTATACCGGCGTATCCACCACTTATACTGCGGCGGGAAAAGAAGGCTATCAGCCACTACTGCAGATGGAATGGAGCCAAATTATGTCCTGTACAACCCTGCCAGGTGCTTTTGCTCATTTCGTCACAGACGCAGATGCGTGGCAAGAGCCGCTGCCACCCAATGTGCATTACACTAGCCATATGACCACAACAGAGCCAACGGCGCAGTTAACAGAAAAATGA
- a CDS encoding CNNM domain-containing protein: MLTLILIVIVAVGVSFLCSVFEAVLLSVTPSYIANLEQHNPKAAARLRKQKENVESPLVSILTLNTIAHTVGAAVAGAQAAKVFGDDMLGVFSGVLTFIILFFSEIIPKTIGANYWRALAPSVTHALVWMERLTLPLIWMSQQVTKLMGKGDEGQYIRQEMSAMARIGEESGELDAQESKILTQMLTVRDMPVTAIMTPRTVMFSLPVNMTQHDFVSRYMSKPFTRIPVFAKDHDDIVGYVNRTDILLAERDTPQATLNSLKKSLLAVPETAKILPLFELMIKRNTQIAMVVDEYGSGLGIVTQEDIIESMLGLEIVDLNDPATDMQQLARKLWKRRMKDKGIRLSDNGDFETVTE; the protein is encoded by the coding sequence ATGTTAACCCTCATACTTATCGTCATCGTCGCTGTCGGTGTGTCATTCCTGTGCAGTGTGTTCGAAGCGGTTCTGTTGTCTGTTACCCCAAGTTATATTGCCAACCTTGAGCAACATAATCCCAAGGCGGCAGCACGCCTGAGAAAACAAAAAGAAAACGTTGAATCACCACTGGTGTCTATTCTGACCCTAAATACCATTGCCCATACTGTTGGTGCTGCTGTGGCGGGTGCCCAGGCCGCTAAAGTATTTGGCGATGACATGCTGGGGGTCTTTTCCGGGGTGTTAACCTTTATCATTCTGTTCTTCTCAGAAATTATTCCTAAAACCATAGGGGCTAACTACTGGCGTGCACTGGCGCCCAGTGTCACCCATGCTCTGGTGTGGATGGAGCGACTAACGCTACCGTTAATCTGGATGTCTCAGCAGGTAACTAAACTGATGGGTAAAGGCGATGAAGGCCAATATATTCGTCAGGAAATGAGTGCCATGGCTCGAATCGGTGAAGAGTCCGGCGAGCTGGATGCTCAAGAGTCTAAAATTTTGACACAGATGCTAACCGTGCGAGATATGCCAGTCACCGCGATTATGACACCTCGCACAGTGATGTTTTCTCTGCCAGTTAATATGACACAACATGATTTTGTTAGCCGTTATATGAGTAAACCTTTTACCCGTATTCCGGTCTTTGCCAAAGATCATGATGATATTGTCGGTTATGTTAACCGCACCGATATTCTGCTTGCAGAGCGAGATACACCACAAGCGACGCTAAACTCACTGAAAAAGAGTTTGCTGGCCGTACCGGAAACCGCAAAAATTCTGCCATTGTTTGAGCTGATGATTAAACGCAATACCCAAATTGCTATGGTGGTTGATGAATATGGTTCCGGGTTGGGTATTGTGACCCAAGAAGACATTATCGAATCTATGCTGGGTTTGGAAATTGTTGACTTAAATGATCCCGCAACAGATATGCAGCAGTTGGCCAGAAAATTGTGGAAACGCCGCATGAAAGATAAAGGTATTCGCTTATCCGATAACGGGGATTTTGAAACTGTAACGGAATAA
- a CDS encoding RluA family pseudouridine synthase yields MQIFDYHPPAIPWLDIRYVDDDMIVISKPSGLLSNPGRAAVTHDCALTRLQQRYPEAILVHRLDCATSGIMVFARHKQAESWLKTQFQDRLSEKVYIAEVSGHFPQAKGTINLPLLPDPDKRPLQKIDEKGKSAITDFRVLAHRPDSTLMQLTPHTGRTHQLRVHMLAMGHVILGDDFYGDANCIQARPRLCLHAQQLSIRHPKTQQLMVFTSSHPF; encoded by the coding sequence ATGCAGATCTTTGACTATCATCCACCCGCCATACCCTGGCTGGATATTCGATATGTGGATGATGATATGATCGTGATATCTAAACCCTCCGGGCTGCTATCCAATCCAGGACGGGCAGCAGTCACCCATGATTGCGCCCTGACCCGTCTGCAGCAACGCTATCCCGAAGCCATTTTGGTACATCGCCTTGACTGCGCCACATCTGGCATCATGGTCTTTGCCCGTCATAAGCAAGCCGAATCTTGGCTAAAAACCCAATTTCAAGATCGGTTAAGTGAAAAAGTGTATATTGCTGAAGTCAGTGGTCACTTCCCGCAAGCAAAAGGCACGATCAATCTTCCTTTACTGCCAGATCCTGACAAAAGACCACTACAAAAGATTGATGAGAAAGGGAAAAGTGCGATTACAGACTTTCGCGTATTAGCGCATCGTCCAGACTCAACCCTGATGCAACTGACCCCCCATACCGGCCGGACCCATCAACTCAGAGTCCATATGTTAGCAATGGGTCATGTCATTTTAGGCGATGATTTCTATGGCGATGCCAACTGTATTCAGGCGCGGCCAAGATTATGTCTCCATGCCCAACAGCTAAGTATTCGTCACCCTAAAACCCAACAATTGATGGTGTTTACCAGTTCGCATCCATTTTAA
- a CDS encoding protein disulfide oxidoreductase: MSNPYTRQENIGAFWRKHLRDAIIIIIGIYLVFMFLQRDMASGEAPPLGGETIQRNYVHLAEEGTYLVYFWGSWCPSCKVTTAAINDLSRQYNVISVAIESGTRAEQMQYMRKHHYAFPVLEATPEITAQWGADRLPAIFIISNGKIRFKTMGVTSSWGLSFRLWLTQLLYS; the protein is encoded by the coding sequence GTGAGTAATCCCTACACTCGACAAGAAAATATCGGGGCCTTTTGGCGCAAGCACCTGCGTGATGCGATTATCATCATCATCGGCATTTATCTGGTATTTATGTTCCTGCAGCGGGATATGGCTTCCGGCGAAGCGCCGCCACTAGGGGGCGAAACTATCCAGCGCAATTATGTGCACCTCGCTGAAGAAGGCACTTATTTGGTGTATTTCTGGGGCAGTTGGTGCCCATCGTGTAAAGTGACGACAGCTGCGATTAATGACCTTAGCCGGCAATACAATGTCATCTCAGTTGCTATTGAGTCCGGAACGCGAGCTGAGCAGATGCAATATATGCGTAAGCACCATTATGCTTTTCCTGTGTTAGAAGCGACCCCGGAGATAACCGCACAATGGGGGGCAGATCGCCTTCCGGCGATCTTTATTATCAGTAATGGTAAAATTCGCTTCAAAACGATGGGCGTGACCAGCAGTTGGGGACTGTCATTTCGACTATGGCTAACGCAATTGTTATATAGCTAA
- a CDS encoding ACP phosphodiesterase has translation MNFLAHLHLADNSQTSLAGNLAGDFAKGDIAAYAKPLQQGIWLHRQIDQLTDDHEITRELIRQFPKKYQRIAPILADLAFDHMLARYWDEYHHLTLDAFCRQAYTDLAQNTGLPDKLAEMVPLMAKHQLLQSYQKRAGLNEAIYRVSKRFSKPELFTGADKTLKQMDIDIEIAFRTLYPQLMAYSRILSRKTPSEYL, from the coding sequence ATGAATTTTCTTGCTCATCTTCATCTGGCAGATAATAGTCAGACTAGCTTGGCCGGCAACCTTGCCGGTGATTTTGCCAAAGGTGATATTGCCGCTTACGCCAAACCCCTGCAGCAAGGGATCTGGCTTCACCGTCAAATAGATCAATTAACGGATGATCATGAAATCACGCGGGAGCTTATCCGTCAGTTTCCGAAGAAATACCAGCGCATTGCACCAATTTTGGCAGATTTAGCCTTTGACCATATGCTGGCTCGTTATTGGGATGAGTATCATCATCTCACCCTGGATGCTTTTTGCCGCCAGGCTTATACAGATTTAGCCCAAAACACAGGCTTACCGGATAAATTGGCAGAAATGGTGCCACTGATGGCCAAACATCAATTACTGCAAAGTTACCAAAAACGGGCCGGACTCAATGAAGCGATATACCGGGTCAGTAAACGTTTTTCCAAACCTGAGCTTTTCACCGGAGCAGATAAAACGCTAAAGCAAATGGATATCGATATTGAAATTGCCTTTCGAACCTTATATCCCCAATTGATGGCCTATAGCCGTATTCTGTCGCGCAAAACCCCGTCGGAGTATCTGTAA
- the queA gene encoding tRNA preQ1(34) S-adenosylmethionine ribosyltransferase-isomerase QueA — translation MRVADFSFELPDELIARYPMAERTASRLLTLDGNSGAVADKHFTDLLAMIEPGDLMVFNNTRVIPARLFGQKATGGKLEILVERMLDDKRILAHVRSSKSPKEGAEIHLDGGYHMVMLARHDALFELELQSELTILEVLEAVGHMPLPPYIDRPDDDADKERYQTVYNQNPGAVAAPTAGLHFDDAMLAALKDKGVNMAFVTLHVGAGTFQPVRVDDVLEHKMHSEWVNVPADVVEQIHATKAAGKRVIAVGTTSVRSLESAARASQGPLAAFSGDTDIFIYPGYQFQVVDAMVTNFHLPESTLIMLVSAFAGFDHVMHAYRHAIEQKYRFFSYGDAMFVTKKTQ, via the coding sequence ATGCGCGTAGCAGATTTTTCTTTTGAGCTCCCTGATGAGCTGATTGCCCGTTATCCCATGGCCGAGCGGACAGCGTCCAGATTGCTGACCCTGGATGGCAACAGTGGGGCGGTAGCTGATAAACATTTCACTGATTTGCTGGCGATGATCGAGCCTGGCGATTTAATGGTGTTCAATAATACTCGAGTGATCCCCGCGCGTTTATTCGGGCAGAAAGCTACCGGCGGCAAGCTGGAGATTTTGGTTGAGCGGATGTTGGATGATAAGCGTATTTTGGCGCATGTCCGTAGCTCAAAATCCCCTAAAGAAGGGGCTGAAATCCACTTAGATGGCGGTTACCACATGGTGATGTTGGCCCGCCATGATGCACTGTTTGAATTGGAGCTCCAATCCGAACTGACGATTTTGGAAGTTTTGGAAGCGGTAGGGCATATGCCTCTGCCACCATACATTGATCGGCCAGATGATGATGCGGACAAAGAGCGTTATCAGACCGTTTATAACCAAAATCCCGGCGCTGTCGCTGCGCCAACGGCGGGGCTGCACTTTGATGATGCCATGCTCGCGGCACTGAAAGACAAAGGCGTGAATATGGCTTTTGTGACATTGCACGTTGGTGCTGGTACCTTCCAACCTGTGCGGGTTGATGATGTTCTTGAGCACAAGATGCACTCTGAGTGGGTGAATGTCCCTGCCGATGTGGTTGAACAAATTCATGCCACTAAAGCGGCAGGTAAACGAGTGATTGCGGTGGGTACCACATCTGTACGCTCATTGGAAAGTGCTGCTCGAGCCAGCCAAGGACCATTAGCGGCCTTTAGTGGCGATACGGATATTTTTATTTACCCTGGGTATCAATTTCAGGTCGTGGATGCCATGGTGACCAACTTCCACTTACCAGAGTCAACATTGATCATGTTGGTGAGTGCATTTGCCGGATTTGATCATGTGATGCATGCCTACCGCCACGCGATTGAGCAAAAATACCGCTTCTTCAGCTATGGCGATGCAATGTTTGTGACTAAAAAGACCCAATAG
- the tgt gene encoding tRNA guanosine(34) transglycosylase Tgt, whose amino-acid sequence MKFELDKTCGRARRGRLVFERGTVETPAFMPVGTYGTVKGMTPEEVRATGADILLGNTFHLWLRPGEEIMRKHGDLHDFMNWPRPILTDSGGFQVFSLGDIRKITEEGVHFRSPINGEKIFMDAEKSMQIQHSLGSDVVMIFDECTPYPATEDEARKSMQMSLRWAKRSRDEFDRLENPNSLFGIIQGSVYEDLRDESLKGLLEIGFDGYAIGGLAVGEPKADMHRILEHVCPQIPAEKPRYLMGVGKPEDLVEGVRRGVDMFDCVMPTRNARNGHLFTTEGVIKIRNARHRDDTSPLDAKCDCYTCKNYSRAYLYHLDRCNEILGARLNTIHNLRYYQRLMEGLRGAIDAGTLDAFVEDFYTSQGREVPELVD is encoded by the coding sequence ATGAAATTTGAACTGGATAAAACTTGTGGCCGAGCGCGACGTGGACGCCTGGTATTTGAACGTGGCACGGTAGAAACCCCGGCATTTATGCCTGTGGGGACTTACGGTACTGTTAAAGGTATGACCCCGGAAGAGGTTCGCGCTACTGGTGCGGATATCCTGCTGGGTAACACATTCCACCTGTGGTTGCGTCCAGGTGAAGAGATCATGCGTAAACATGGTGATTTGCATGACTTTATGAATTGGCCTCGTCCTATTCTGACCGATTCGGGCGGCTTTCAGGTATTCAGTCTGGGTGATATCCGTAAAATCACTGAAGAAGGGGTGCATTTCCGCTCGCCAATCAATGGTGAAAAAATCTTTATGGATGCGGAAAAATCCATGCAGATCCAGCACTCACTGGGTTCTGATGTGGTGATGATTTTCGATGAATGTACACCATACCCAGCGACAGAAGATGAAGCGCGTAAATCCATGCAGATGTCTCTGCGTTGGGCAAAGCGCTCTCGTGATGAGTTTGATCGCTTGGAAAACCCTAATTCACTGTTCGGGATTATTCAGGGCAGTGTATATGAAGACTTGCGTGATGAGAGTCTGAAAGGGCTGCTGGAAATTGGCTTTGATGGCTATGCTATCGGTGGTTTGGCTGTGGGTGAACCAAAAGCGGATATGCACCGAATTTTGGAGCATGTCTGTCCACAAATCCCAGCTGAGAAGCCACGTTATTTGATGGGAGTCGGTAAACCGGAAGATTTGGTTGAAGGCGTACGTCGCGGTGTTGATATGTTTGACTGTGTCATGCCGACCCGTAATGCCCGTAACGGTCACCTGTTTACCACTGAAGGGGTTATCAAGATCCGCAATGCGCGTCACCGTGATGACACTTCACCTTTAGATGCCAAGTGCGATTGCTACACCTGTAAAAACTATTCACGGGCGTACCTGTACCATTTGGATCGCTGTAATGAAATTCTGGGCGCGCGTCTCAATACCATTCATAACCTGCGTTATTATCAGCGTCTTATGGAAGGTTTGCGCGGTGCGATCGATGCAGGTACATTAGATGCCTTCGTAGAAGACTTCTATACCAGTCAAGGCCGCGAAGTTCCTGAATTAGTTGATTAA
- the yajC gene encoding preprotein translocase subunit YajC codes for MFISNAYANAAAGTPQSGGTMELIFMLVIFGLIFYFMIYRPQAKRVKEHKNLMSALGKGDEVLTSGGILGKIAKFGADSDYVVLSLNDSTQITIKKDYITAVLPKGSIQSL; via the coding sequence ATGTTCATTTCAAATGCATACGCCAACGCTGCAGCCGGTACACCACAAAGTGGCGGCACCATGGAACTGATTTTCATGCTGGTGATTTTCGGCCTGATTTTTTATTTCATGATCTACCGTCCACAGGCCAAGCGCGTTAAAGAACACAAGAACCTGATGTCTGCACTGGGTAAAGGCGATGAAGTACTGACCAGTGGTGGTATTCTGGGCAAGATTGCCAAGTTCGGTGCTGATAGCGATTATGTTGTGCTGAGTCTGAATGACAGCACTCAGATCACCATTAAGAAGGATTATATCACAGCGGTATTGCCTAAAGGCTCTATTCAATCTCTGTAA